Proteins from one Pseudoliparis swirei isolate HS2019 ecotype Mariana Trench chromosome 22, NWPU_hadal_v1, whole genome shotgun sequence genomic window:
- the macc1 gene encoding metastasis-associated in colon cancer protein 1 isoform X2: protein MAAGRVRSFRRVGSLMRSRSEGTLIDLDDTVSTSGNRDGVFGTQYSEWPLSQPEDTRSSQSKNPFWDKLSGSNPFLDDIVHSSTDRHISNVKQNNKNPNNDDVISTSSDEGNVGNYLENKHNAIDRCRSASDILDDLERKVPKQESSFKPPGPVLNPDFEWLKNDREAYKMAWLSHRQLTRSCLDLNLMSQSLGWAQTQATDFQVICKIGHTGGSVRLPSSENIIHIPEGHVPPGEVQEVTLKAMLDPPPGLNNNYMTTMSPLLEVVLSNINIKECVSLEMKLAGEVKSDPLSQVMTTVVGLMSNKREGPYTKVNDCYINKNKMQMKLQDLKTHFYVIAVAEASVIQSPATSVWDYLDRQITVAVYGPRYIHPSFKVVIVVCGHEDVPPRLPFSDICRGYKNTPPLVLQVWGKHRFQPDQLNNLHVVMSLTGSMFKIKPEDERKEVGQSRLKLGTVFHLPVAISCARNTEMTPFTLDVQVKDSKSVIVGHFQVPSPPAAPIRSEKRVPRPIEMARSSPIPEESVPDFPKFTDRPVKLQCYAVALKSVLRQPRVDYLLEYFKGDTVALLSRETVRSVGNSKVKEWYIGFLRGRTGLVHCKNVKLISTDQVIDFTGIQISTEVLLDHITLPFKKLTYMYSAIQTLVTEHITSWRGLADALGYGKMTLDTITRTQAETQAEKVACVLEKLKEDCHAERSKKKFLHELMVALLKMNSVTLVAQLIQNTVILSTAVELGARWRELAEKMGKLSSAQIADYEAPHRGKSRDVGAQSMWKPAYDFLYSWCLRYGDSYRDMIQDLHLVLDKMKNPATRQWRQLTGALITANCLDIFRASAYPNS, encoded by the exons ATGGCAGCTGGAAGAGTAAGGTCCTTCCGTCGTGTTGGGAGTCTCATGCGGAGTAGATCTGAAGGGACACTGATTGATCTGGATGACACCGTCTCAACCAGTGGCAACCGAGATG GTGTGTTTGGGACACAATACTCTGAATGGCCACTTTCCCAACCAGAAGACACACGTTCATCTCAGTCGAAAAATCCCTTTTGGGACAAACTGTCTGGATCAAATCCTTTCTTAGACGACATTGTACACAgcagcacagacagacacatttcCAATgtgaaacaaaataataaaaatcccAATAACGATGACGTCATTAGCACATCTTCGGATGAAGGCAACGTGGGGAACTACTTGGAGAACAAGCACAATGCCATCGACAGATGCAGAAGTGCCTCTGACATTCTGGATGATCTGGAGAGAAAAGTGCCAAAacaggagagcagcttcaaaccGCCTGGGCCGGTGCTCAACCCAGATTTTGAATGGCTTAAGAACGACAGAGAGGCCTACAAGATGGCCTGGCTGAGCCACAGGCAGCTAACCCGCTCGTGTCTGGACTTAAATCTGATGAGCCAGAGTCTGGGGTGGGCTCAGACACAGGCCACTGATTTTCAGGTCATCTGCAAGATCGGCCACACTGGAGGCTCAGTGCGGTTGCCGTCCTCGGAAAATATCATCCATATCCCAGAAGGCCACGTTCCTCCAGGAGAAGTCCAGGAGGTTACACTGAAAGCAATGCTAGACCCTCCCCCTGGACTCAATAACAACTACATGACAACCATGAGTCCGCTTCTCGAGGTGGTCCTCAGCAACATCAACATAAAGGAGTGCGTTTCTCTGGAGATGAAGCTGGCCGGAGAGGTAAAGAGCGACCCACTGAGTCAGGTGATGACGACTGTGGTCGGCCTGATGTCCAACAAAAGAGAGGGACCGTATACTAAAGTGAACGACTGTTACATTAACAAGAACAAGATGCAAATGAAGCTGCAGGACCTTAAGACACATTTCTACGTAATTGCAGTCGCGGAGGCCTCTGTAATCCAGTCTCCTGCTACATCAGTGTGGGATTACCTTGATCGCCAAATCACGGTAGCGGTTTATGGCCCCAGGTATATCCATCCATCATTCAAGGTCGTGATAGTAGTCTGTGGTCACGAGGACGTTCCGCCGAGGCTGCCGTTTTCAGACATCTGCAGGGGATACAAAAATACACCTCCACTTGTGCTGCAGGTTTGGGGAAAACACAGGTTTCAACCAGACCAACTGAACAACCTGCATGTCGTCATGAGCCTCACAGGCTcgatgtttaaaataaaacctgAGGACGAACGGAAAGAAGTGGGACAAAGTCGGCTCAAATTAGGGACAGTTTTTCATCTGCCAGTTGCGATATCTTGTGCTAGGAATACAGAAATGACTCCTTTTACATTAGATGTACAGGTGAAGGACTCAAAATCTGTAATTGTTGGCCATTTCCAGGTGCCTTCCCCTCCCGCCGCACCCATCAGATCAGAGAAGCGAGTGCCGAGGCCGATAGAAATGGCAAGAAGCTCACCTATCCCTGAAGAAAGTGTTCCGGATTTCCCCAAATTTACAGACAGACCTGTGAAACTGCAGTGCTACGCTGTAGCCTTAAAGTCAGTCCTCCGTCAGCCACGTGTAGACTACCTTCTGGAGTATTTTAAGGGGGACACTGTAGCTCTCCTATCCAGAGAGACCGTCAGGTCAGTGGGTAACTCTAAAGTAAAGGAGTGGTATATCGGATTCCTCCGAGGCAGGACGGGTTTGGTTCACTGCAAGAACGTCAAGCTCATCAGCACAGACCAAGTGATTGACTTCACCGGCATTCAAATCAGCACCGAGGTCCTCTTGGACCACATAACGCTGCCCTTCAAGAAGCTTACTTACATGTATTCCGCCATCCAGACTCTGGTCACTGAACACATCACCAGCTGGCGAGGTTTGGCGGACGCTTTAGGGTACGGCAAGATGACGCTGGACACGATCACGCGGACGCAGGCTGAAACTCAGGCGGAAAAAGTGGCCTGCGTGCTGGAAAAGCTGAAGGAAGACTGCCACGCTGAGAGGAGCAAGAAGAAGTTTCTGCACGAGCTCATGGTG GCTCTGTTGAAGATGAACTCTGTGACTCTTGTGGCCCAGCTGATTCAGAACACAGTGATTTTGTCCACCGCCGTGGAGCTGGGAGCTCGATGGCGGGAGCTTGCTGAGAAGATGGGCAAACTGTCCAGTGCTCAGATAGCGGACTATGAGGCGCCGCACCGAGGCAAGAGCAGGGACGTCGGAGCGCAG TCAATGTGGAAGCCCGCCTATGACTTCCTGTACTCCTGGTGTCTGCGGTACGGAGACAGCTACAGGGACATGATCCAGGATCTGCACCTGGTCCTGGACAAAATGAAGAACCCTGCCACCAGACAGTGGAGACAGTTGACTGGGGCCCTCATCACAGCCAACTGTCTGGATATCTTTCGAGCCTCGGCATACCCAAATTCCTAA
- the macc1 gene encoding metastasis-associated in colon cancer protein 1 isoform X3: MAAGRVRSFRRVGSLMRSRSEGTLIDLDDTVSTSGNRDGVFGTQYSEWPLSQPEDTRSSQSKNPFWDKLSGSNPFLDDIVHSSTDRHISNVKQNNKNPNNDDVISTSSDEGNVGNYLENKHNAIDRCRSASDILDDLERKVPKQESSFKPPGPVLNPDFEWLKNDREAYKMAWLSHRQLTRSCLDLNLMSQSLGWAQTQATDFQVICKIGHTGGSVRLPSSENIIHIPEGHVPPGEVQEVTLKAMLDPPPGLNNNYMTTMSPLLEVVLSNINIKECVSLEMKLAGEVKSDPLSQVMTTVVGLMSNKREGPYTKVNDCYINKNKMQMKLQDLKTHFYVIAVAEASVIQSPATSVWDYLDRQITVAVYGPRYIHPSFKVVIVVCGHEDVPPRLPFSDICRGYKNTPPLVLQVWGKHRFQPDQLNNLHVVMSLTGSMFKIKPEDERKEVGQSRLKLGTVFHLPVAISCARNTEMTPFTLDVQVKDSKSVIVGHFQVPSPPAAPIRSEKRVPRPIEMARSSPIPEESVPDFPKFTDRPVKLQCYAVALKSVLRQPRVDYLLEYFKGDTVALLSRETVRSVGNSKVKEWYIGFLRGRTGLVHCKNVKLISTDQVIDFTGIQISTEVLLDHITLPFKKLTYMYSAIQTLVTEHITSWRGLADALGYGKMTLDTITRTQAETQAEKVACVLEKLKEDCHAERSKKKFLHELMVLIQNTVILSTAVELGARWRELAEKMGKLSSAQIADYEAPHRGKSRDVGAQSMWKPAYDFLYSWCLRYGDSYRDMIQDLHLVLDKMKNPATRQWRQLTGALITANCLDIFRASAYPNS; the protein is encoded by the exons ATGGCAGCTGGAAGAGTAAGGTCCTTCCGTCGTGTTGGGAGTCTCATGCGGAGTAGATCTGAAGGGACACTGATTGATCTGGATGACACCGTCTCAACCAGTGGCAACCGAGATG GTGTGTTTGGGACACAATACTCTGAATGGCCACTTTCCCAACCAGAAGACACACGTTCATCTCAGTCGAAAAATCCCTTTTGGGACAAACTGTCTGGATCAAATCCTTTCTTAGACGACATTGTACACAgcagcacagacagacacatttcCAATgtgaaacaaaataataaaaatcccAATAACGATGACGTCATTAGCACATCTTCGGATGAAGGCAACGTGGGGAACTACTTGGAGAACAAGCACAATGCCATCGACAGATGCAGAAGTGCCTCTGACATTCTGGATGATCTGGAGAGAAAAGTGCCAAAacaggagagcagcttcaaaccGCCTGGGCCGGTGCTCAACCCAGATTTTGAATGGCTTAAGAACGACAGAGAGGCCTACAAGATGGCCTGGCTGAGCCACAGGCAGCTAACCCGCTCGTGTCTGGACTTAAATCTGATGAGCCAGAGTCTGGGGTGGGCTCAGACACAGGCCACTGATTTTCAGGTCATCTGCAAGATCGGCCACACTGGAGGCTCAGTGCGGTTGCCGTCCTCGGAAAATATCATCCATATCCCAGAAGGCCACGTTCCTCCAGGAGAAGTCCAGGAGGTTACACTGAAAGCAATGCTAGACCCTCCCCCTGGACTCAATAACAACTACATGACAACCATGAGTCCGCTTCTCGAGGTGGTCCTCAGCAACATCAACATAAAGGAGTGCGTTTCTCTGGAGATGAAGCTGGCCGGAGAGGTAAAGAGCGACCCACTGAGTCAGGTGATGACGACTGTGGTCGGCCTGATGTCCAACAAAAGAGAGGGACCGTATACTAAAGTGAACGACTGTTACATTAACAAGAACAAGATGCAAATGAAGCTGCAGGACCTTAAGACACATTTCTACGTAATTGCAGTCGCGGAGGCCTCTGTAATCCAGTCTCCTGCTACATCAGTGTGGGATTACCTTGATCGCCAAATCACGGTAGCGGTTTATGGCCCCAGGTATATCCATCCATCATTCAAGGTCGTGATAGTAGTCTGTGGTCACGAGGACGTTCCGCCGAGGCTGCCGTTTTCAGACATCTGCAGGGGATACAAAAATACACCTCCACTTGTGCTGCAGGTTTGGGGAAAACACAGGTTTCAACCAGACCAACTGAACAACCTGCATGTCGTCATGAGCCTCACAGGCTcgatgtttaaaataaaacctgAGGACGAACGGAAAGAAGTGGGACAAAGTCGGCTCAAATTAGGGACAGTTTTTCATCTGCCAGTTGCGATATCTTGTGCTAGGAATACAGAAATGACTCCTTTTACATTAGATGTACAGGTGAAGGACTCAAAATCTGTAATTGTTGGCCATTTCCAGGTGCCTTCCCCTCCCGCCGCACCCATCAGATCAGAGAAGCGAGTGCCGAGGCCGATAGAAATGGCAAGAAGCTCACCTATCCCTGAAGAAAGTGTTCCGGATTTCCCCAAATTTACAGACAGACCTGTGAAACTGCAGTGCTACGCTGTAGCCTTAAAGTCAGTCCTCCGTCAGCCACGTGTAGACTACCTTCTGGAGTATTTTAAGGGGGACACTGTAGCTCTCCTATCCAGAGAGACCGTCAGGTCAGTGGGTAACTCTAAAGTAAAGGAGTGGTATATCGGATTCCTCCGAGGCAGGACGGGTTTGGTTCACTGCAAGAACGTCAAGCTCATCAGCACAGACCAAGTGATTGACTTCACCGGCATTCAAATCAGCACCGAGGTCCTCTTGGACCACATAACGCTGCCCTTCAAGAAGCTTACTTACATGTATTCCGCCATCCAGACTCTGGTCACTGAACACATCACCAGCTGGCGAGGTTTGGCGGACGCTTTAGGGTACGGCAAGATGACGCTGGACACGATCACGCGGACGCAGGCTGAAACTCAGGCGGAAAAAGTGGCCTGCGTGCTGGAAAAGCTGAAGGAAGACTGCCACGCTGAGAGGAGCAAGAAGAAGTTTCTGCACGAGCTCATGGTG CTGATTCAGAACACAGTGATTTTGTCCACCGCCGTGGAGCTGGGAGCTCGATGGCGGGAGCTTGCTGAGAAGATGGGCAAACTGTCCAGTGCTCAGATAGCGGACTATGAGGCGCCGCACCGAGGCAAGAGCAGGGACGTCGGAGCGCAG TCAATGTGGAAGCCCGCCTATGACTTCCTGTACTCCTGGTGTCTGCGGTACGGAGACAGCTACAGGGACATGATCCAGGATCTGCACCTGGTCCTGGACAAAATGAAGAACCCTGCCACCAGACAGTGGAGACAGTTGACTGGGGCCCTCATCACAGCCAACTGTCTGGATATCTTTCGAGCCTCGGCATACCCAAATTCCTAA
- the macc1 gene encoding metastasis-associated in colon cancer protein 1 isoform X1 — translation MFADDMAAGRVRSFRRVGSLMRSRSEGTLIDLDDTVSTSGNRDGVFGTQYSEWPLSQPEDTRSSQSKNPFWDKLSGSNPFLDDIVHSSTDRHISNVKQNNKNPNNDDVISTSSDEGNVGNYLENKHNAIDRCRSASDILDDLERKVPKQESSFKPPGPVLNPDFEWLKNDREAYKMAWLSHRQLTRSCLDLNLMSQSLGWAQTQATDFQVICKIGHTGGSVRLPSSENIIHIPEGHVPPGEVQEVTLKAMLDPPPGLNNNYMTTMSPLLEVVLSNINIKECVSLEMKLAGEVKSDPLSQVMTTVVGLMSNKREGPYTKVNDCYINKNKMQMKLQDLKTHFYVIAVAEASVIQSPATSVWDYLDRQITVAVYGPRYIHPSFKVVIVVCGHEDVPPRLPFSDICRGYKNTPPLVLQVWGKHRFQPDQLNNLHVVMSLTGSMFKIKPEDERKEVGQSRLKLGTVFHLPVAISCARNTEMTPFTLDVQVKDSKSVIVGHFQVPSPPAAPIRSEKRVPRPIEMARSSPIPEESVPDFPKFTDRPVKLQCYAVALKSVLRQPRVDYLLEYFKGDTVALLSRETVRSVGNSKVKEWYIGFLRGRTGLVHCKNVKLISTDQVIDFTGIQISTEVLLDHITLPFKKLTYMYSAIQTLVTEHITSWRGLADALGYGKMTLDTITRTQAETQAEKVACVLEKLKEDCHAERSKKKFLHELMVALLKMNSVTLVAQLIQNTVILSTAVELGARWRELAEKMGKLSSAQIADYEAPHRGKSRDVGAQSMWKPAYDFLYSWCLRYGDSYRDMIQDLHLVLDKMKNPATRQWRQLTGALITANCLDIFRASAYPNS, via the exons ATGTTTGCAGATGATATGGCAGCTGGAAGAGTAAGGTCCTTCCGTCGTGTTGGGAGTCTCATGCGGAGTAGATCTGAAGGGACACTGATTGATCTGGATGACACCGTCTCAACCAGTGGCAACCGAGATG GTGTGTTTGGGACACAATACTCTGAATGGCCACTTTCCCAACCAGAAGACACACGTTCATCTCAGTCGAAAAATCCCTTTTGGGACAAACTGTCTGGATCAAATCCTTTCTTAGACGACATTGTACACAgcagcacagacagacacatttcCAATgtgaaacaaaataataaaaatcccAATAACGATGACGTCATTAGCACATCTTCGGATGAAGGCAACGTGGGGAACTACTTGGAGAACAAGCACAATGCCATCGACAGATGCAGAAGTGCCTCTGACATTCTGGATGATCTGGAGAGAAAAGTGCCAAAacaggagagcagcttcaaaccGCCTGGGCCGGTGCTCAACCCAGATTTTGAATGGCTTAAGAACGACAGAGAGGCCTACAAGATGGCCTGGCTGAGCCACAGGCAGCTAACCCGCTCGTGTCTGGACTTAAATCTGATGAGCCAGAGTCTGGGGTGGGCTCAGACACAGGCCACTGATTTTCAGGTCATCTGCAAGATCGGCCACACTGGAGGCTCAGTGCGGTTGCCGTCCTCGGAAAATATCATCCATATCCCAGAAGGCCACGTTCCTCCAGGAGAAGTCCAGGAGGTTACACTGAAAGCAATGCTAGACCCTCCCCCTGGACTCAATAACAACTACATGACAACCATGAGTCCGCTTCTCGAGGTGGTCCTCAGCAACATCAACATAAAGGAGTGCGTTTCTCTGGAGATGAAGCTGGCCGGAGAGGTAAAGAGCGACCCACTGAGTCAGGTGATGACGACTGTGGTCGGCCTGATGTCCAACAAAAGAGAGGGACCGTATACTAAAGTGAACGACTGTTACATTAACAAGAACAAGATGCAAATGAAGCTGCAGGACCTTAAGACACATTTCTACGTAATTGCAGTCGCGGAGGCCTCTGTAATCCAGTCTCCTGCTACATCAGTGTGGGATTACCTTGATCGCCAAATCACGGTAGCGGTTTATGGCCCCAGGTATATCCATCCATCATTCAAGGTCGTGATAGTAGTCTGTGGTCACGAGGACGTTCCGCCGAGGCTGCCGTTTTCAGACATCTGCAGGGGATACAAAAATACACCTCCACTTGTGCTGCAGGTTTGGGGAAAACACAGGTTTCAACCAGACCAACTGAACAACCTGCATGTCGTCATGAGCCTCACAGGCTcgatgtttaaaataaaacctgAGGACGAACGGAAAGAAGTGGGACAAAGTCGGCTCAAATTAGGGACAGTTTTTCATCTGCCAGTTGCGATATCTTGTGCTAGGAATACAGAAATGACTCCTTTTACATTAGATGTACAGGTGAAGGACTCAAAATCTGTAATTGTTGGCCATTTCCAGGTGCCTTCCCCTCCCGCCGCACCCATCAGATCAGAGAAGCGAGTGCCGAGGCCGATAGAAATGGCAAGAAGCTCACCTATCCCTGAAGAAAGTGTTCCGGATTTCCCCAAATTTACAGACAGACCTGTGAAACTGCAGTGCTACGCTGTAGCCTTAAAGTCAGTCCTCCGTCAGCCACGTGTAGACTACCTTCTGGAGTATTTTAAGGGGGACACTGTAGCTCTCCTATCCAGAGAGACCGTCAGGTCAGTGGGTAACTCTAAAGTAAAGGAGTGGTATATCGGATTCCTCCGAGGCAGGACGGGTTTGGTTCACTGCAAGAACGTCAAGCTCATCAGCACAGACCAAGTGATTGACTTCACCGGCATTCAAATCAGCACCGAGGTCCTCTTGGACCACATAACGCTGCCCTTCAAGAAGCTTACTTACATGTATTCCGCCATCCAGACTCTGGTCACTGAACACATCACCAGCTGGCGAGGTTTGGCGGACGCTTTAGGGTACGGCAAGATGACGCTGGACACGATCACGCGGACGCAGGCTGAAACTCAGGCGGAAAAAGTGGCCTGCGTGCTGGAAAAGCTGAAGGAAGACTGCCACGCTGAGAGGAGCAAGAAGAAGTTTCTGCACGAGCTCATGGTG GCTCTGTTGAAGATGAACTCTGTGACTCTTGTGGCCCAGCTGATTCAGAACACAGTGATTTTGTCCACCGCCGTGGAGCTGGGAGCTCGATGGCGGGAGCTTGCTGAGAAGATGGGCAAACTGTCCAGTGCTCAGATAGCGGACTATGAGGCGCCGCACCGAGGCAAGAGCAGGGACGTCGGAGCGCAG TCAATGTGGAAGCCCGCCTATGACTTCCTGTACTCCTGGTGTCTGCGGTACGGAGACAGCTACAGGGACATGATCCAGGATCTGCACCTGGTCCTGGACAAAATGAAGAACCCTGCCACCAGACAGTGGAGACAGTTGACTGGGGCCCTCATCACAGCCAACTGTCTGGATATCTTTCGAGCCTCGGCATACCCAAATTCCTAA